From a region of the Balaenoptera musculus isolate JJ_BM4_2016_0621 chromosome 15, mBalMus1.pri.v3, whole genome shotgun sequence genome:
- the RBBP6 gene encoding E3 ubiquitin-protein ligase RBBP6 isoform X2: MSCVHYKFSSKLNYDTVTFDGLHISLCDLKKQIMGREKLKAADCDLQITNAQTKEEYTDDNALIPKNSSVIVRRIPIGGVKSTSKTYVISRTEPVMGTSKAIDDSSASISLAQLTKTANLAEANASEEDKIKAMMSQSGHEYDPVNYMKKPLGPPPPSYTCFRCGKPGHYIKNCPTNGDKNFESGPRIKKSTGIPRSFMMEVKDPNMKGAMLTNTGKYAIPTIDAEAYAIGKKEKPPFLPEEPSSSSEEDDPIPDELLCLICKDIMTDAVVIPCCGNSYCDECIRTALLESDEHTCPTCHQNDVSPDALIANKFLRQAVNNFKNETGYTKRLRKQLPPPPPPIPPPRPLIQRNLQPLMRSPISRQQDPLMIPVTSSSAHPAPSISSLTSNQSSLAPPVPGNPSSTPSPVPDITATVSISVHSEKSDGPFRDSDNKILPAAALASEHSKGASSIAITALMEEKGYQVPVLGTPSLLGQSLLHGQLIPTTGPVRINTARPGGGRPGWEHSNKLGYLVSPPQQIRRGERSCYRSINRGRHHSERSQRTQGPSLPATPVFVPVPPPPLYPPPPHTLPLPPGVPPPQFSPQFPPGQPPPAGYSVPPPGFPPAPANLSAPWVSSGVQTAHSNTIPTTQAPPLSREEFYREQRRLKEESKSPYSGSSYSRSSYTYSKSRSGSTRSRSYSRSFSRSHSRSYSRSPPYPRRGRGKSRNYRSRSRSHGYHRSRSRSPPYRRYHSRSRSPQAFRGQSPNKRNVPQGETEREYFNRYREVPPPYDMKAYYGRSVDFRDPFEKERYREWERKYREWYEKYYKGYAAGAQPRPSANRENFSPERFLPLNIRNSPFTRGRREEYSGGQSHRSRNIGGNYPEKLSSRDSHNQKDNTKSKEKESENAPGDGKGNKHKKHRKRRKGEESEGFLNPELLETSRKSREPTSGEENKTDSLFVLPSRDDATPVRDEPMDAESITFKSVSEKDKREKDKPKAKGDKTKRKNDGSAVSKKETVAKPAKGPQEKLDGEREKSPRSEPPLKKAKEETPKTDSVKSSSSSQKDEKIIGTPRKAHSKSVKEHQETKPVKEEKVKKDYSKDIKSEKLTSKEEKAKKPNEKSKPLDSKGEKRKRKTEEKGGDKDFESSSMKISKLEVTEVVKPSPKRKMELDIEKLDRTPEKDKISSSTAPAKKIKLNRETGKKIGSTENISNTKEPSEKLESTSGKVKQEKIKGKVRRKVTGTEGSSSTLVDYTSTSSTGGSPVRKSEEKTDTKRTVIKTMEEYNNDNTAPAEDVIIMIQVPQSKWDKDDFESEEEDVKSTTQPISSVGKPASVIKNVSTKPSNAVKYTEKESESSEKIQKLTKEVSHEITQHEVKSSKNSASSEKGKTKDRDHSVLEKENPEKRKNSTQPEKDSNLDRLNEQGNFKSLSQSSKETRTSGKEDKHDSIRGSSNKDFTPNRDKKTDYDNREYSSSKRRDERNELTRRKDSPSRSKDSAAGQKTKPREERDLPKKGTGDSKKSNSSPSRDKKPHDHKATYDTKRSSEETKSVDKNPCKDREKHVLEAKNNKESSGNKSLYILNPPDPQIEKEQVTGQIDKNTIKPKPQLSHSSRLSSDLTRETDEAAFEPDYNESDSESNVSVKEEETSGKISKELKDKVMEKAKESLDIAAVSQVGVTRSQSQSSPSVSPSRSHSPSGSQTRSHSSSASSAESQDSKKKKKKKEKKKHKKHKKHKKHKKHAGTEVELEKSQKHKHKKKKSKKSKDKEKEKEKDDQKVKSVTV; this comes from the exons ATTGATGACTCTTCTGCGTCTATTTCTCTGGCCCAGCTTAcgaag ACTGCCAATCTGGCTGAAGCCAATGCTTctgaagaagataaaattaaagcAATGATGTCGCAATCTGGCCATGAATACGACCCAGTCAA ttACATGAAGAAACCTCTAGGTCCACCACCTCCATCTTATACTTGTTTCCGTTGCGGTAAACCTGGCCATTATATTAAGAATTGCCCAACAAATGGG GATAAGAACTTTGAATCTGGTCCTAGGATTAAAAAGAGCACTGGAATTCCCAGAAGCTTTATGATGGAGGTGAAAGATCCTAACATGAAAGGTGCAATGCTTACCAACACTGGAAAATATGCAATACCAACTATAGATGC AGAAGCATATGcaattgggaaaaaagaaaaaccaccttTTTTACCAGAGGAACCATCATCATCTTCAGAAGAAGATGATCCTATCCCAGATGAATTGTTGTGTCTCATCTGCAAAGATATTATGACTGATGCTGTTGTCATTCCGTGCTGTGGAAACAGTTATTGTGATGAAT GTATAAGGACTGCTCTCTTGGAATCAGATGAACATACATGTCCAACATGTCATCAGAATGATGTCTCTCCTGATGCTTTAATTGCCAATAAGTTCTTACGACAG GCTGTTAATAACTTCAAAAATGAAACTGGTTATACAAAAAGACTAAGAAAACAGttacctccacccccacccccaataccACCTCCAAGACCACTCATTCAGCGGAACCTACAACCTCTGATGAGATCTCCAATATCAAGACAACAAGATCCTCTGATGATTCCAGTGACATCTTCATCAGCTCACCCGGCTCCATCTATATCTTCATTAACCTCTAATCAGTCTTCCTTGGCCCCTCCTGTGCCTGGAAATCCATCTTCTACCCCATCCCCTGTACCTGATATAACTGCAACAGTCTCCATATCAGTCCACTCAGAAAAATCAGATGGGCCTTTTCG GGATTCTGATAATAAAATACTGCCAGCTGCAGCGCTTGCATCTGAACATTCAAAGGGAGCCTCTTCAATTGCAATTACTGCACTTATGGAAGAGAAG ggTTACCAGGTGCCTGTACTTGGAACCCCATCTTTGCTTGGACAGTCATTATTGCATGGACAATTGATCCCCACAACTG gTCCAGTAAGAATAAACACTGCTCGTCCAGGTGGTGGTCGACCAGGTTGGGAACA TTCCAACAAGCTTGGATATCTGGTTTCTCCACCACAGCAAAttagaagaggggagagaagctGCTACAG aagtATAAACCGTGGACGACACCACAGCGAAAGATCACAGAGAACTCAAGGCCCATCACTACCAGCAACTCCAGTTTTTGTAcctgtcccaccccctcccttgtatcctcctcctccccatacGCTTCCTCTCCCTCCAGGTGTTCCTCCTCCACAGTTTTCTCCTCAATTTCCTCCTGGCCAGCCACCACCTGCTGGGTATAGTGTTCCCCCTCCAGGgtttcctccagctccagccaATTTATCAGCACCTTGGGTATCATCAGGAGTACAGACAGCTCATTCAAATACCATCCCAACAACACAAGCACCACCTTTGTCCAGGGAAGAATTCTATAGAGAGCAACGACGACTAAAAGAAGA gtCCAAATCTCCCTATAGTGGTTCATCCTATTCAAGAAGTTCATATACTTACTCTAAATCAAGATCTGGTTCAACACGATCACGTTCTTATTCTCGATCGTTTAGCCGCTCACATTCTCGTTCCTATTCACGATCACCTCCATACCCcagaagaggcagaggaaagagtcGAAATTACCGTTCACGGTCTAGATCTCACGGGTATCATCGATCTAGGTCAAGGTCACCCCCATATAGACGGTATCATTCACGATCAAGATCTCCTCAAGCATTTAGGGGACAATCTCCTAATAAACGTAATGTACCTCAAGGAGAAACAGAACGTGAATATTTTAACAGGTACAGAGAAGTTCCACCACCTTATGACATGAAAGCTTATTACGGGAGGAGTGTTGACTTCAGAGACCCATTTGAAAAAGAACGTTATCGAGAATGGGAGAGAAAATATAGAGAGTggtatgaaaaatattataaaggctATGCTGCTGGAGCACAGCCTAGACCATCAGCAAATAGAGAGAACTTTTCTCCAGAGAGATTTTTACCACTTAATATCAGGAATTCTCCCTTCACAAGAGGCCGCAGAGAGGAGTACTCTGGTGGACAGAGTCATAGAAGTCGAAACATAGGTGGCAACTATCCAGAAAAGCTTTCCTCAAGAGACAGTCACAATCAGAAGGATAATACAAAGTCAAAAGAGAAGGAGAGTGAAAATGCTCCAGGAGatggtaaaggaaataaacataagaaacacagaaaaagaagaaagggggaagaaaGTGAAGGCTTTCTAAACCCAGAGTTATTAGAAACTTCTAGGAAATCAAGAGAGCCAACAAgtggtgaagaaaataaaacagactcATTGTTTGTTCTCCCAAGTAGAGATGATGCTACACCTGTTAGAGATGAACCAATGGATGCTGAATCCATTACTTTTAAATCAGTGTctgaaaaagacaagagagaaaaagataaacctAAAGCAAAAGGTGACAAGACCAAACGGAAAAATGACGGATCTGCTGTGTCCAAAAAAGAAACTGTTGCAAAACCTGCTAAAGGACCTCAAGAAAAACTAGATGGAGAGCGTGAAAAATCTCCTCGATCTGAACCTCCACTTAAAAAAGCCAAAGAGGAGACTCCAAAGACTGACAGTGTGAAATCATCATCTTCCtctcaaaaagatgaaaagatcaTTGGTACCCCCAGAAAAGCTCACTCTAAGTCAGTGAAGGAACACCAGGAGACAAAACCAGTCAAAGAGGAGAAAGTGAAGAAGGACTACTCCAAAGACATCAAGTCAGAGAAGCTAACTAGTAAGGAAGAAAAGGCCAAGAAGCCCAATGAGAAAAGTAAACCACTTGATagcaagggagaaaaaaggaaaagaaaaactgaagagaaaggtGGAGATAAAGATTTTGAGTCATCTTCAATGAAAATCTCTAAATTAGAAGTAACTGAAGTAGTGAAACCATCACCAAAGCGCAAAATGGAACTTGATATTGAAAAGCTGGATAGGACgcctgaaaaagacaaaatttcatCATCAACTGCTCCAGCCAAAAAAATCAAGCTTAACAGAGAAACTGGTAAAAAAATTGGAAGTACAGAAAATATATCTAATACAAAAGAACCCTCTGAAAAATTGGAGTCAACATCTGGCAaagttaaacaagaaaaaatcaaaggaaaggtCAGGCGAAAAGTGACTGGAACTGAAGGATCCAGCTCAACACTTGTGGATTATACCAG taCCAGTTCCACTGGAGGCAGTCCTGTGcggaaatctgaagaaaaaacagatacaaaGCGAACTGTCATTAAAACAATGGAAgaatataataatgataacacaGCTCCTGCTGAAGATGTTATTATTATGATTCAGGTTCCTCAATCCAAATGGGATAAAGATGACTTTGAATCTGAAGAAGAAGATGTTAAATCCACCACACAGCCTATATCAAGTGTAGGAAAACCTGCCAGTGTTATAAAAAATGTTAGCACTAAACCATCAAATGCAGTCAAATATACTGAAAAAGAAAGTGAGTCATCAGAGAAAATTCAGAAACTCACCAAGGAAGTGAGCCATGAAATTACACAGCATGAGGTCAAAAGTTCAAAAAACTCCGCATCTAGTGAAAAGGGGAAAACCAAAGATCGAGATCATTCAGTGTTGGAAAAGGAAAACccagaaaagaggaagaacagcACTCAGCCAGAGAAAGATAGTAATCTGGACCGTCTGAATGagcaaggaaattttaaaagtctgtctCAATCTTCCAAAGAGACTAGAACTTCTGGCAAAGAAGATAAGCATGATTCCATTCGAGGTTCCTCAAATAAAGACTTCACTcccaacagagacaaaaaaactGATTATGACAACAGAGAGTATTCAAGTTCCAAACGTAGAGATGAAAGGAATGAattaacaagaagaaaagactcTCCTTCTCGCAGTAAAGACTCTGCAGCTGGACAAAAAACTAAGccaagggaggagagagatttGCCTAAAAAAGGAACAGGAGATTCCAAAAAAAGTAACTCTAGTCCCTCAAGAGACAAAAAACCTCATGATCACAAAGCCACTTATGATACTAAACGTTCAAGTGAAGAGACAAAATCTGTAGATAAAAATCCCTGTAAAGATCGTGAGAAACATGTGTTAGAGGCAAAGAACAATAAAGAATCAAGTGGCAATAAATCACTTTATATACTTAACCCACCGGACCCACAGATTGAGAAAGAGCAAGTTACTGGGCAAATTGATAAGAACACCATCAAGCCTAAACCCCAGTTAAGTCATTCCTCTCGACTGTCCTCTGACTTAACTAGAGAAACTGATGAAGCTGCTTTTGAACCAGATTATAATGAAAGTGACAGTGAAAGCAATGTATCtgtaaaagaggaagaaacttcAGGAAAAATTTCTAAGGAACTGAAAGATAAAGTAatggagaaagcaaaagagagCCTGGACATAGCAGCAGTCAGCCAGGTAGGTGTAACCAGGAGCCAGAGTCAAAGCAGCCCTAGTGTCAGTCCAAGTAGAAGTCATAGCCCTTCTGGAAGCCAAACCCGAAGCCACAGTAGCAGTGCTAGCTCTGCAGAAAGTCAGGAcagcaagaagaagaagaaaaagaaggaaaagaaaaagcacaagaaacataaaaaacataAGAAGCATAAGAAGCATGCAGGCACTGAAGTAGAATtggaaaaaagccaaaaacacaaacataagaaaaagaagtcaaagaagagcaaagataaagaaaaggagaaggagaaggatgaCCAAAAAGTGAAATCTGTCACTGTGTAA
- the RBBP6 gene encoding E3 ubiquitin-protein ligase RBBP6 isoform X1: MSCVHYKFSSKLNYDTVTFDGLHISLCDLKKQIMGREKLKAADCDLQITNAQTKEEYTDDNALIPKNSSVIVRRIPIGGVKSTSKTYVISRTEPVMGTSKAIDDSSASISLAQLTKTANLAEANASEEDKIKAMMSQSGHEYDPVNYMKKPLGPPPPSYTCFRCGKPGHYIKNCPTNGDKNFESGPRIKKSTGIPRSFMMEVKDPNMKGAMLTNTGKYAIPTIDAEAYAIGKKEKPPFLPEEPSSSSEEDDPIPDELLCLICKDIMTDAVVIPCCGNSYCDECIRTALLESDEHTCPTCHQNDVSPDALIANKFLRQAVNNFKNETGYTKRLRKQLPPPPPPIPPPRPLIQRNLQPLMRSPISRQQDPLMIPVTSSSAHPAPSISSLTSNQSSLAPPVPGNPSSTPSPVPDITATVSISVHSEKSDGPFRDSDNKILPAAALASEHSKGASSIAITALMEEKGYQVPVLGTPSLLGQSLLHGQLIPTTGPVRINTARPGGGRPGWEHSNKLGYLVSPPQQIRRGERSCYRSINRGRHHSERSQRTQGPSLPATPVFVPVPPPPLYPPPPHTLPLPPGVPPPQFSPQFPPGQPPPAGYSVPPPGFPPAPANLSAPWVSSGVQTAHSNTIPTTQAPPLSREEFYREQRRLKEEEKKKSKLDEFTNDFAKELMEYKKIQKERRRSFSRSKSPYSGSSYSRSSYTYSKSRSGSTRSRSYSRSFSRSHSRSYSRSPPYPRRGRGKSRNYRSRSRSHGYHRSRSRSPPYRRYHSRSRSPQAFRGQSPNKRNVPQGETEREYFNRYREVPPPYDMKAYYGRSVDFRDPFEKERYREWERKYREWYEKYYKGYAAGAQPRPSANRENFSPERFLPLNIRNSPFTRGRREEYSGGQSHRSRNIGGNYPEKLSSRDSHNQKDNTKSKEKESENAPGDGKGNKHKKHRKRRKGEESEGFLNPELLETSRKSREPTSGEENKTDSLFVLPSRDDATPVRDEPMDAESITFKSVSEKDKREKDKPKAKGDKTKRKNDGSAVSKKETVAKPAKGPQEKLDGEREKSPRSEPPLKKAKEETPKTDSVKSSSSSQKDEKIIGTPRKAHSKSVKEHQETKPVKEEKVKKDYSKDIKSEKLTSKEEKAKKPNEKSKPLDSKGEKRKRKTEEKGGDKDFESSSMKISKLEVTEVVKPSPKRKMELDIEKLDRTPEKDKISSSTAPAKKIKLNRETGKKIGSTENISNTKEPSEKLESTSGKVKQEKIKGKVRRKVTGTEGSSSTLVDYTSTSSTGGSPVRKSEEKTDTKRTVIKTMEEYNNDNTAPAEDVIIMIQVPQSKWDKDDFESEEEDVKSTTQPISSVGKPASVIKNVSTKPSNAVKYTEKESESSEKIQKLTKEVSHEITQHEVKSSKNSASSEKGKTKDRDHSVLEKENPEKRKNSTQPEKDSNLDRLNEQGNFKSLSQSSKETRTSGKEDKHDSIRGSSNKDFTPNRDKKTDYDNREYSSSKRRDERNELTRRKDSPSRSKDSAAGQKTKPREERDLPKKGTGDSKKSNSSPSRDKKPHDHKATYDTKRSSEETKSVDKNPCKDREKHVLEAKNNKESSGNKSLYILNPPDPQIEKEQVTGQIDKNTIKPKPQLSHSSRLSSDLTRETDEAAFEPDYNESDSESNVSVKEEETSGKISKELKDKVMEKAKESLDIAAVSQVGVTRSQSQSSPSVSPSRSHSPSGSQTRSHSSSASSAESQDSKKKKKKKEKKKHKKHKKHKKHKKHAGTEVELEKSQKHKHKKKKSKKSKDKEKEKEKDDQKVKSVTV; the protein is encoded by the exons ATTGATGACTCTTCTGCGTCTATTTCTCTGGCCCAGCTTAcgaag ACTGCCAATCTGGCTGAAGCCAATGCTTctgaagaagataaaattaaagcAATGATGTCGCAATCTGGCCATGAATACGACCCAGTCAA ttACATGAAGAAACCTCTAGGTCCACCACCTCCATCTTATACTTGTTTCCGTTGCGGTAAACCTGGCCATTATATTAAGAATTGCCCAACAAATGGG GATAAGAACTTTGAATCTGGTCCTAGGATTAAAAAGAGCACTGGAATTCCCAGAAGCTTTATGATGGAGGTGAAAGATCCTAACATGAAAGGTGCAATGCTTACCAACACTGGAAAATATGCAATACCAACTATAGATGC AGAAGCATATGcaattgggaaaaaagaaaaaccaccttTTTTACCAGAGGAACCATCATCATCTTCAGAAGAAGATGATCCTATCCCAGATGAATTGTTGTGTCTCATCTGCAAAGATATTATGACTGATGCTGTTGTCATTCCGTGCTGTGGAAACAGTTATTGTGATGAAT GTATAAGGACTGCTCTCTTGGAATCAGATGAACATACATGTCCAACATGTCATCAGAATGATGTCTCTCCTGATGCTTTAATTGCCAATAAGTTCTTACGACAG GCTGTTAATAACTTCAAAAATGAAACTGGTTATACAAAAAGACTAAGAAAACAGttacctccacccccacccccaataccACCTCCAAGACCACTCATTCAGCGGAACCTACAACCTCTGATGAGATCTCCAATATCAAGACAACAAGATCCTCTGATGATTCCAGTGACATCTTCATCAGCTCACCCGGCTCCATCTATATCTTCATTAACCTCTAATCAGTCTTCCTTGGCCCCTCCTGTGCCTGGAAATCCATCTTCTACCCCATCCCCTGTACCTGATATAACTGCAACAGTCTCCATATCAGTCCACTCAGAAAAATCAGATGGGCCTTTTCG GGATTCTGATAATAAAATACTGCCAGCTGCAGCGCTTGCATCTGAACATTCAAAGGGAGCCTCTTCAATTGCAATTACTGCACTTATGGAAGAGAAG ggTTACCAGGTGCCTGTACTTGGAACCCCATCTTTGCTTGGACAGTCATTATTGCATGGACAATTGATCCCCACAACTG gTCCAGTAAGAATAAACACTGCTCGTCCAGGTGGTGGTCGACCAGGTTGGGAACA TTCCAACAAGCTTGGATATCTGGTTTCTCCACCACAGCAAAttagaagaggggagagaagctGCTACAG aagtATAAACCGTGGACGACACCACAGCGAAAGATCACAGAGAACTCAAGGCCCATCACTACCAGCAACTCCAGTTTTTGTAcctgtcccaccccctcccttgtatcctcctcctccccatacGCTTCCTCTCCCTCCAGGTGTTCCTCCTCCACAGTTTTCTCCTCAATTTCCTCCTGGCCAGCCACCACCTGCTGGGTATAGTGTTCCCCCTCCAGGgtttcctccagctccagccaATTTATCAGCACCTTGGGTATCATCAGGAGTACAGACAGCTCATTCAAATACCATCCCAACAACACAAGCACCACCTTTGTCCAGGGAAGAATTCTATAGAGAGCAACGACGACTAAAAGAAGA ggaaaagaaaaagtccaAGCTAGATGAGTTTACAAATGATTTTGCTAAGGAATTGATGGAATACAAAAAGATTCAAAAGGAGCGTAGGCGCTCATTTTCCAG gtCCAAATCTCCCTATAGTGGTTCATCCTATTCAAGAAGTTCATATACTTACTCTAAATCAAGATCTGGTTCAACACGATCACGTTCTTATTCTCGATCGTTTAGCCGCTCACATTCTCGTTCCTATTCACGATCACCTCCATACCCcagaagaggcagaggaaagagtcGAAATTACCGTTCACGGTCTAGATCTCACGGGTATCATCGATCTAGGTCAAGGTCACCCCCATATAGACGGTATCATTCACGATCAAGATCTCCTCAAGCATTTAGGGGACAATCTCCTAATAAACGTAATGTACCTCAAGGAGAAACAGAACGTGAATATTTTAACAGGTACAGAGAAGTTCCACCACCTTATGACATGAAAGCTTATTACGGGAGGAGTGTTGACTTCAGAGACCCATTTGAAAAAGAACGTTATCGAGAATGGGAGAGAAAATATAGAGAGTggtatgaaaaatattataaaggctATGCTGCTGGAGCACAGCCTAGACCATCAGCAAATAGAGAGAACTTTTCTCCAGAGAGATTTTTACCACTTAATATCAGGAATTCTCCCTTCACAAGAGGCCGCAGAGAGGAGTACTCTGGTGGACAGAGTCATAGAAGTCGAAACATAGGTGGCAACTATCCAGAAAAGCTTTCCTCAAGAGACAGTCACAATCAGAAGGATAATACAAAGTCAAAAGAGAAGGAGAGTGAAAATGCTCCAGGAGatggtaaaggaaataaacataagaaacacagaaaaagaagaaagggggaagaaaGTGAAGGCTTTCTAAACCCAGAGTTATTAGAAACTTCTAGGAAATCAAGAGAGCCAACAAgtggtgaagaaaataaaacagactcATTGTTTGTTCTCCCAAGTAGAGATGATGCTACACCTGTTAGAGATGAACCAATGGATGCTGAATCCATTACTTTTAAATCAGTGTctgaaaaagacaagagagaaaaagataaacctAAAGCAAAAGGTGACAAGACCAAACGGAAAAATGACGGATCTGCTGTGTCCAAAAAAGAAACTGTTGCAAAACCTGCTAAAGGACCTCAAGAAAAACTAGATGGAGAGCGTGAAAAATCTCCTCGATCTGAACCTCCACTTAAAAAAGCCAAAGAGGAGACTCCAAAGACTGACAGTGTGAAATCATCATCTTCCtctcaaaaagatgaaaagatcaTTGGTACCCCCAGAAAAGCTCACTCTAAGTCAGTGAAGGAACACCAGGAGACAAAACCAGTCAAAGAGGAGAAAGTGAAGAAGGACTACTCCAAAGACATCAAGTCAGAGAAGCTAACTAGTAAGGAAGAAAAGGCCAAGAAGCCCAATGAGAAAAGTAAACCACTTGATagcaagggagaaaaaaggaaaagaaaaactgaagagaaaggtGGAGATAAAGATTTTGAGTCATCTTCAATGAAAATCTCTAAATTAGAAGTAACTGAAGTAGTGAAACCATCACCAAAGCGCAAAATGGAACTTGATATTGAAAAGCTGGATAGGACgcctgaaaaagacaaaatttcatCATCAACTGCTCCAGCCAAAAAAATCAAGCTTAACAGAGAAACTGGTAAAAAAATTGGAAGTACAGAAAATATATCTAATACAAAAGAACCCTCTGAAAAATTGGAGTCAACATCTGGCAaagttaaacaagaaaaaatcaaaggaaaggtCAGGCGAAAAGTGACTGGAACTGAAGGATCCAGCTCAACACTTGTGGATTATACCAG taCCAGTTCCACTGGAGGCAGTCCTGTGcggaaatctgaagaaaaaacagatacaaaGCGAACTGTCATTAAAACAATGGAAgaatataataatgataacacaGCTCCTGCTGAAGATGTTATTATTATGATTCAGGTTCCTCAATCCAAATGGGATAAAGATGACTTTGAATCTGAAGAAGAAGATGTTAAATCCACCACACAGCCTATATCAAGTGTAGGAAAACCTGCCAGTGTTATAAAAAATGTTAGCACTAAACCATCAAATGCAGTCAAATATACTGAAAAAGAAAGTGAGTCATCAGAGAAAATTCAGAAACTCACCAAGGAAGTGAGCCATGAAATTACACAGCATGAGGTCAAAAGTTCAAAAAACTCCGCATCTAGTGAAAAGGGGAAAACCAAAGATCGAGATCATTCAGTGTTGGAAAAGGAAAACccagaaaagaggaagaacagcACTCAGCCAGAGAAAGATAGTAATCTGGACCGTCTGAATGagcaaggaaattttaaaagtctgtctCAATCTTCCAAAGAGACTAGAACTTCTGGCAAAGAAGATAAGCATGATTCCATTCGAGGTTCCTCAAATAAAGACTTCACTcccaacagagacaaaaaaactGATTATGACAACAGAGAGTATTCAAGTTCCAAACGTAGAGATGAAAGGAATGAattaacaagaagaaaagactcTCCTTCTCGCAGTAAAGACTCTGCAGCTGGACAAAAAACTAAGccaagggaggagagagatttGCCTAAAAAAGGAACAGGAGATTCCAAAAAAAGTAACTCTAGTCCCTCAAGAGACAAAAAACCTCATGATCACAAAGCCACTTATGATACTAAACGTTCAAGTGAAGAGACAAAATCTGTAGATAAAAATCCCTGTAAAGATCGTGAGAAACATGTGTTAGAGGCAAAGAACAATAAAGAATCAAGTGGCAATAAATCACTTTATATACTTAACCCACCGGACCCACAGATTGAGAAAGAGCAAGTTACTGGGCAAATTGATAAGAACACCATCAAGCCTAAACCCCAGTTAAGTCATTCCTCTCGACTGTCCTCTGACTTAACTAGAGAAACTGATGAAGCTGCTTTTGAACCAGATTATAATGAAAGTGACAGTGAAAGCAATGTATCtgtaaaagaggaagaaacttcAGGAAAAATTTCTAAGGAACTGAAAGATAAAGTAatggagaaagcaaaagagagCCTGGACATAGCAGCAGTCAGCCAGGTAGGTGTAACCAGGAGCCAGAGTCAAAGCAGCCCTAGTGTCAGTCCAAGTAGAAGTCATAGCCCTTCTGGAAGCCAAACCCGAAGCCACAGTAGCAGTGCTAGCTCTGCAGAAAGTCAGGAcagcaagaagaagaagaaaaagaaggaaaagaaaaagcacaagaaacataaaaaacataAGAAGCATAAGAAGCATGCAGGCACTGAAGTAGAATtggaaaaaagccaaaaacacaaacataagaaaaagaagtcaaagaagagcaaagataaagaaaaggagaaggagaaggatgaCCAAAAAGTGAAATCTGTCACTGTGTAA